A genomic segment from Tachysurus fulvidraco isolate hzauxx_2018 chromosome 21, HZAU_PFXX_2.0, whole genome shotgun sequence encodes:
- the med31 gene encoding mediator of RNA polymerase II transcription subunit 31, translating into MAGVMETEEQARNRFQSELEFIQCLANPNYLNFLAQRGYLREKPFVNYLKYLLYWKEPEYAKFLKYPHCLHMLELLQYEHFRKELVNAQCAKFIDEQQILHWQHYSRKRTRLQQALAEQQQQQQQQAATHGNAASK; encoded by the exons ATGGCGGGCGTCATGGAAACAg AGGAGCAGGCGAGGAATCGTTTCCAGTCGGAATTGGAGTTTATTCAGTGTCTGGCTAACCCAAATTATCTGAATT TTTTGGCTCAGAGAGGCTACCTACGAGAAAAACCTTTCGTGAATTACCTGAAGTATTTGCTTTATTGGAAAGAACCTGAATATGCCAAATTCCTTAA ATATCCTCACTGCTTGCACATGTTGGAGCTGTTGCAGTACGAACATTTCCGTAAGGAGCTGGTGAACGCTCAGTGTGCCAAGTTTATAGATGAGCAGCAGATCCTGCACTGGCAGCACTACTCACGCAAGCGCACACGCCTTCAGCAGGCTCTCGccgagcagcagcagcagcagcaacagcaggcGGCTACACACGGCAATGCCGCCTCAAAATGA